The sequence GGCGTTGCTCAGCCGCGACTCCACAGCTTGCGCGACGAAACGCAATCTGGAGGAGATTATAGTCACGGCAAGCGAGGACAATGTGCGTCTAAGGAAGAAACTAGACCTAATTAAATACGACAGAGAGAAGGTGGGTGGCTCGACGTTGTCCTCAGTCGTACCAAGTAAGtagatgtttaatttattagcgCCTACTCTTTTTCAGCATGAACACACGTTGAACGTTTTACGAACGGAGAGCAAAGAGTTGACGCGTAGGCACGGACATTGCGTGTTCAAGAAGAAGTTGGACAACCCTATGAAGAAGGTAACCTGATGCAGATTCGCGAGCTGCCCGGCaagtaacaatatttttccaagTGGCCGACGTTTGTGCAGAGGATCGAGAGCCTGGAGGTTCAACTGGAGCACATCCGAATGATGCAGATCAAGGCGAACATCTCGCGCATGAAGTACCGCTCGGTCTGCTCCGAGCTGAAGGAGAAATCGGTCCTTTACGCCTCGTCGCTGAAGGACCTGGAGGACGGCATAAGGCGACAGGAGAGCGAGATCAAGCGCTTACAGGCAAGATCGCGAGCAGAGTAACGGCTGATGACGCGAAGGGGGTAATGGGAAACGCTTTGACGAAACGTTCCGCTTTGATGAATCTCGGTCGTTGATTACAGGGAGTGAAGGAGGAGGCCATAGAATTAAGAGACAGCACACAGGAGACCCTGGCGAAGGAGGAGATCGAGGAGACGAATTCCAGCAAAAAACGCGACTCCGTCATCAAGGAGTACAGGTACGAGCAAACTGAAACTCTATATCTCAAAGAATTACTACGGTTGTTCTACAATAATATTCTATTGGATGATCTGGAtttagttattaataataaccttattttttaattaataattacataaatttttcatcgcaAAGCTTCTTATTGCTGCAAATGGAAACTAGCGTCTAAAATATCCGCGCGATTGCAGACAACGCGTGGCAGAGCGAAAGATGGAACTGGAACGGCTGGAGCGCATGATATTCTACACTCGTCCGCGGGACGATTTCGAAATACGTGGCAAGAGCCGTATACAAGCTCAAGAGGTTGCCATCAAAGACGAGCTGGCGCGACTGGAGGACGCGTTCGTCAAGCTGCAGAACGCCACCGGAGTGTCCAGGTCGGAGGAGGTTCTAGGTCGCTTTCTGAGTCAGCAATCGACCAAGGACAGTCTGCAGAAGATGCGAGCGGCCACGGAGCAAGAGAAGATGGTGCTGGAGAAAAAGCGACAGGAACTCACCGCCGAAATCGAGACGAGAAAGTTCTCAGAGACGAAGAGCGCCGAGCAGTAAGTTCTGTCCACGACAAAAATCACCACCAAGTCGAAATCATAAGAAAATTCCATAATTCGTGTGTGTAAGATCCGTTTTAGAGactctaaaattattttgttaaagcCTTTGCTCTTGAAAAAACTCCAGATATAACACATTATGTTTAAAATGGATCTTGCAAATtccgaattaaaaataactctGAATGTCTCGACTGATCTTGGACGAGCTGAAGATGGAGCATTTTAGGAACGCCGAGGCGATGACGAAGTTTAACGCACAGATCGACGAACAACGGTCTCGCAAGGAGACGGCCGAGGCTGCGAGTCGACGAATACGTGAGCTTCTGGACGAAGTAACCAGTACGTTGTATACATTGTACGAGAAGTTTCAGGTGAGAGTCATCAATAAGAGTTATAACGAGGCCTGACAACGCCCAGAGAATACTTTGGAAAGACCCTGCATTTACCATGTTGTAAATCACAAATAGcggatatttcttttcaattttaaatcgtaattaaaaatgatttcccTGTTTCGCGCCAAGCCTCACAATTTTCCAGGCGACTCTGACATGATGTTGAGAGTTAAGCAGCTATCGGTGCTAAGAGGACGGGGACAAGCGGACGGAACTCACGATTGAGAAGCCGCGTGATAATTAGCTGGACAAAAGCAGTTTGGTATCGGTATCGGATAGCCGATTCTGTCTTAACAGAAGGATCTCAATTAACGCTTTTCCGCACACTGCGCGGCGTGTATGTCCATGACGCGTCGCCGAGAATTATCATGTTTAAGGGAACGTATTCTCCGGATAAAAGCCCGTAATGCCGAAATGGAAATCTCGTGTATACGCCTAATTAAATTAGTAAAACCGCCTTTGAGACGGCTGTCTGCCACGCCAAGCAGCCTCGGCTATTTATCGTTCCTGGAAGCTCCCTGGACATCCCCGGCTGTCGCGCATCTCGTATCGTCGATGGATTTTCCTGATGAATAGCCCGCACTCCGTAATTCTCACCTCATGCGGCGTCGCCGACACCGACGCATTAACACCTCAACGCCACGATTGAAAATACACACTTCGACCGCGCCGAAGCTGAACCGAAGCGTGAAAAATCAGTATTGATTTTATCGGGAACCGTGGAACTCGCTGGATGTTAATTCTCGACGCAAATCGTCCGGGCCACCCTTCGGGCACGCTTCGAAACTGCCCCTGATACCTATGTGGACGCTCTCTGCGGTGAAACAAAATTCGATGCAACGCGGAGGTATTACGTAGCAGGGTTTACGTGGGAATTAGTAAGATTCTTAGCTCTTTTCAAGAAATACCGAGTAATTTTGTTTGAAGCGTCGTATATTATacttacatatacagggtgtcccatgggaagttgctgaaactaatcagctgtcatttctaaacgtatgcagttattgaaaaaacaaaaattgcgttggaaagaggaaagtctgcagtttttaatgggtataaataaaatttagcaaaatgtttgtatatcagtttattttattaatgaaaaatatgctaataatcaagtaagctaatgataaatattttcaaagtatgcaccatctgaatttgtacaaaaatcaattcttttacgaaaacttgtgaaaactttttctaacatgtcgtctttaatgttgctgacgacctttttaatagctactactaaatctgacactgtttctgcatttccggcataacaatggtccttaatgtatccccaaagaaagaagtcatatggatttaaatccggcgagtacggtggccattctagccccccctgggcaaatttggggtatcccagaccgatgactcgattgccataaactttatggattgtttcgaagacctcctgggttcgatgtgatgtcactccatcctgcatgaaatgaaatcctctgaccaggcctctttgttttgcatgagggaagaattgtgtttcgagaagctgcttgtaactttcaccagtgactgttaattcgaagaattgcagataaattccttttaccgagatcgcagcccatgctgttattttttgtggatgtaaaggtttagccaaggaaacgttgggattttccgacccccaaagtctataattttgtttattaacataaccatttagccagacatgtgcttcgtccgtgtaaattatcaattttgcatcaagttctccatcttcaaacattccatttatcgtcttgcagaattccacacgtttcgtcatagcgcgtttggttagcaattgatgcgatgttattttatagggatgcattttcaggaaatgttttaaaattctgtgtaacgttgttttggatatttcaagagcttgggcagctttccgaatggaagaatttggattctcttcaaaatacttcttaatatcttcaatgttttcttctgcagctacagacacagaaggacctggcagatcatgtctacggtcttggatagttccatactgcataaaattatcgataattctgataaaaataacacaaaacattattttaatgcagatttattgccaaaaaatggagtgacgtaacgcatacgtttaaagaagtaataaattctaaccttttcagcgtgttttcgctcttaactttatgtgttccgtatttagtacgaaaccccctgtaagcattgctataaacttttcctctggaaaagaagcactcgacaagataaatcttttcttccgtcgtcagattactcattttgacgcgcacggacttgcatctaccacaaccagaataaaactgcggacactcagatgaacgaccgttaaccgtaagaccctttctgaagtcatggaggggagaaccaatcgtttactttcagcaacttcccatgggacaccctgtatttaaCGTGGGAGGAAAAATTTAACTGTGAAAACTCTTTAAGAGTTTATGACGCAAATTGTATATCTTCTTCCTTCCCGAGATTTCGGACGTTGTCTATTTGTAGCAGTGTTCTACGCGAAATTTCGTCAAGCAAGTAAATTTTAATCCGTTAACAATTTTCTCTGCGattttatatactatttaaatttattagtattatgTACTTTAAGATTTTTGAAGCAGCTTACGCCGGACATTTACGAATGTACATTTACAGCATGTTACAGATACTCCCTTGCTCGAGGATGTCCAAAAGAATGATACCTTAAcgattatcgaattattaaaCGACAGAGTTAAACATGTACTGGAGGTTTCGAGCGTACCTGACAAATATCTCGAAGTGACGGATGAAGCATCATCAGATAAAGTATCATCAGATAAAGTtagttttgcaaatatttttaactaaagtAATTTCTAGGCAAAAAACACTTTcttttacacaaaattaattatgcagaACTTATCGTCGCAATAATGTTTGAAAAAGCTGGAAAGAGATTTAACACATGGATTTAATATATGGATTGTTGTAGAGTGAAATTCTTgctattacatataaaatatattattttaacattcgGATTGCAGttgattataaatttgaaGTTCAACTAACGTAACGACAATTTGTTCAATTTAAGCATGAATTGTTgcattatcaatataaaaatcttaacCGTTGACGAGGACCGTTTGGAAAtgcaatgcaaaatattttctgtgtTGTACATACAATGGGTGCTTTCCAATTGCTTACACATCTTGacacaaaagcattttaatggctatatattatcttgtaagagtttttagataatatatagtcaataaaatgcttttgtgtATGTTTGTGCTAAGATGTGTTAAACATTGGAAAGCACCCAATAGCTTATTATTAGATCAGTAGTATTCTTCACGTTTTACCTGTCCCACCTATTCATCCTAAATCATCAATTAGGATTAACCGTAAAAATTGCTTTCTAGGTGGAAACAGTATCGACCGTTACTTCGGCAGAAGGTAGAGCAATACGTACAAATGGCAGCGGGCCATTGTTCCCGCAGTTTCCATTTAGTGGGACCCTCGCTCCTCCGCCATCCGAAGACGAGGAAGAAGTGCCGTCCCGAAACGTGCTAAAGAGACAAGCACAATTGCTTGTCGACACTAAGAGCCGACGCAAAGGAATCGCTCTCAGAAGATAGATTACTTTATGATTATTGCTAATGGCTACtgaaaatcgatttttgtAGAAAGATTGTGCGGATTCTTTTAGCAATCTTCAAACTTtgaaaactttgtattaagacTTAATATCAAGTATTAATGCAATGTATTAATCCACAGCATTAAAATTAACGCAAAGTTTTGTGTTTAAAAATTGCTAAAAAATCCACACGGACTTTTCAGTTAATCGTGTCTTatctatgtataatatatacgtacatgtaataattaattatgaaataaagaaGATGTAACAAGAAGTTTATTTTTTAGCTTATACGCGGATAGACTTTCGCTATCGATTGCAATTGTTTATTGCGTATAATCATAAACGAAAATCGCAGTCTTGTTTCGTTTGAATTGCTTTGGCAGCAATTTATGTGACGTCACAGCTCtgcgatataattaatataatatgtgaGAGTTTAAGACGCCGTGGCGTTTGATGTAAGCGATAAAAAGAATTCGAACGCCGCCGATATAATAACAAACGATACCGGCCAGCGCGGCATAGCTTTGCTCGAATATCAGACGAGCCGCCGAATCGGCGACGGATTGTAATTCCGCcgtttttataaagaaaccgGGCGTATTAGGCAGTCTCTCTTCGACCGAGCTACGATTCACACCGTATGAAATACAGTATCTTTATATCCCAAAACCTTGGCCACTCAATTATCCTACAAATATAAGCATAgcataatatataagtattttattaagagAAGACTTCATTGCGGGAAAAGAAAGGCTTGGAAAAGTAAGCTGAATTGGCAGCATGAAAATTTTTTACGAGGAAACATACATGTTGCGACATCTTTTGTGACACTAAAGAATGATATTTAGCAATCCAGCTTCAAAAACTGAAGCGTGCTGTCATCTGGCGGAGACATAAACTATCACTAAAGACGACGCTGGACGACGCTAAAGGTACACGTGTTTTTCCTTCGTGCtcgttaattttacaaaatgagTCATAAAAGGAAGAAACGCGGCGAAGATGATTATGAATACGATCCAGCTCCTAAGCATCTGCAGGTGGGACACATCAGAAATCAAGAAAAGCGCCTCATCGTTATACTGGAGAATGCTCAATTGGAATCTGTgaaggttaggttatatttacTCTCTAACGTTGACAAATatcttgttaaaataataaattcagataatgagatacataaaaattagaacatatttatttataaaaatactactaagaaaaagtattattaagtccattatttatttttctgcaaTTACGAGTTTAAATTTATCAGATGGATTGATGTGTGTAAAAACGGCAAAATGTGCAAGTTACTGAAGTTACAAATAAGGAAATGTTAATCTGATCCTGCAGAATGGGAGCGCTTTCGAGCTATTGAACTGTGACGACCATGTAGGCATCCTGAAAAAGAATAATCGTTTTCCCGGTACCTGCAGGCCAGATATCACTCACCAATGTTTGTTAATGTTAATGGACAGTCCACTAAACAGAGCTGGCTTGCTGCAAGTCTACGTTCACACAAACCAGAATGTTCTGATCGAGATTAACCCACAGACCAGGATACCGAGGACATTTAAACGCTTCGCTGGATTGATGGGTAAGCAGAAACATTCGTTTCTTCATGTTTTTCAAAGTATTATTcgatatattcgttattaatagAACAAATTTTGTATTGCAGTGCAATTGTTACACAAGTACAATATTAGGGCGTCCGATGGACCGATGAAGCTTCTCAAAGTGATCAAGAATCCCATATCGGATCACTTGCCAGTCGGCTGCCGTAAGATTCTGATGTCATTTAATGCGAATAAAGTGCAGAACCCCAAAGAGCTCGTTCCTGCTGAAGAACCGATCGCGATCGTAGTTGGAGCAATGGCACATGGCCAggtatacaaattaatttactctttcaataattattgcattaaacGCTGTTAAATGCTATTGAGTGAgtcaaaaaattcgatttaattttcaaaacgcCACATATGCGTGATACAGGCAGTAATgtcaaaaatatctataataatgttgaaaataatgtttaaaatgtCTAATCATAAACAGCGATTACTTGGTAATTACTTgatgcattttaataatttctataaaaatcgAACGGAACTTTTTAACTGAACCGACATACCAAAAACCACATTCGAAAATTGTATCGTGTAAGCTGcactgttaaataaatatttctcattttttattttcaggtCAAAGTGAATTACACGGAAGATACGATCTCGATCAGCAACTATCCTCTTTCCGGTGCCATCACGTGCAGCAAGTTGTGCACGGCATTCGAGGAAGTTTGGGAAATagtttaatcaaattatacaatattaaaattagattttactatattttgtgtatataattttatttcaaccaCACTCCATCGATTTTGCAGAGAGCAAACTGTTACACGTTAATTCAAAAACGAATAAAGATGTATTTAAgtataaactaaataatacTCAGCCAGACTAAATAACCAAACAGCAAACTTTTATTCAACCACTTCTGGCAGTTTATTGATGTTAACAATGCACAACGTGCAGAAGTGGTcgaataaaagatatatttgtctAGGAGCTTTTATTTGTGAAAGCTTCAAAGAAAGTAAAGAATGCAAggaatttaaagaattttgaaGCAGTCGGAATTTCGTACGTTACGTCTTTTATGTATTCTACTCCAAAGAACAAATTTTCCAAGCAAgcgtaaaaatttattgccCACTTGCCGATCCCTGCTCTATGCAATTCCACTGTAAAAGAGAAATTGAACGTATTGTCGTACTCGTAAATTTCAAATCACAACGCGAGGCATGCGGAACGAGTCTGCTTAGTCATCTTTATCTTGATCCCCAGAAAAATTCTCGGAAGCGgcttttgaaaattttgtcatcgctttctctctctttgaaaAAGAGGGAGCAAGATACCCGAGGCCCCAAAATTCCTCAGGTACGTGAAGCGATAAGCCTACCGTTATCGTTCGTTAGTACACGTGTCGTAAAAGCTGCGACCGTCGTGCTAGGGAGACCGAACAATTGGGCCGCATCGGGACCGTGTCGCGGGCAAGCACCAATCGTTGCGAACCATTCGAAACGAGAAAAGTCGAGACTACCTACAACCTACGACTGGAAAGGGAAACCGAGGAAACCGACTGGAAAAAACGCACAGTTCTCGCTGCACCGTCGTGCACAGTACATCGCCCACGCGTATGCGTTCTTTTTTACTTCTCGTGCTCGCGTGAGTCAGTCAACAGGGAACGGCTCAACGCGCGTTTACAGTGCGGTTCCGTCGGAGTCTCGATACGTCGATGTAACGAGTTAAAAATCGACGGTTCCGAGCTACGTCCGCCGCTTCGCATGGCACCACGACGTGTTCGTTCACGCTCGCGGTGAGTCGTCGTCACTGGTGCGGATTGTGGACAATCGACGACACTCGTCCGGACTTTGCACGGAGGTCGGCCATCTTGTGCGTCCGCGGTGCAGCCGCGCAGTAGGCGGCACGATGCATCATCGGCGGGTGATCAGTGATTCCGCTCGAAGAATTGGCAGTTGAGAACGTTAGTTCCTTACAAAATTACCTTATTTCTCGTGAGCATGCGACAGAGACGCTGCGAGCGATTCACGTGCGAGTGCCCGACTTGACTCGCGTAGTGCGGCGTGCGCCACGAGTATACCACGAGGATGCCTGCCGCTGCCAATCGACGATTCGCGCGTATCGCGGCCAAGAGTGACGGGTAGAGAGAGCTCGCAGTAGCGCGAATTTTCACGTTCGCGGGCGACGCGCCTCGCGCGCTCGCCACGTGCTCGCGGCGACGACGCGCGCCTCACGAGGGCGAAGGTCGGGCGCCCGCGCGCGTCGCCATGTTGGGGACGACGTTGAACGGAAACCGGACTCGGACTCGGTGACGACGTGCACGTCACGGCGACGACTCGAGGGCGGCCACGCGGTGACGCGTGTGCCCGCCACGTGCCGCCGGTTGCCGGAATCGTCGCTCGCGAGGCGCCCGCCGATCGGCACTCGCGAGGCGCAATTATGGATTTTGCGCCGCACGCTTTCCCATGATGCGTCGCGTGGCAACGGCAGGAACGCGCGGAATCGAACCGTTACGCGAGCGACGAGCGGCCGCTGCCGAGACCCGGAGGCTCGCGGAGGTTACCGCCGAGCGTTCCTGGCGCGACGGGCCACCTCGTCGCGTCACGACGAACAATTTATCGTTATCACGTACTGTCCAACGATATGGCATGGTGTATAATCGATCTCTCCGCATGCAAGAGTGCATTATGGGTGATATCAGGGAATGGCGGAACGTAACTGTTAATTTTTGGATTGGTTAATCAACAGTAGGTATAAGccgaataaagatttatcaactgtagtatgtatatatcgCATCtgttatgtatattacaaGTATCGAAATGATCATCACTGTATACAAGTTAATGTCCATCCCACACTGTTCGTCGATCAACGGGTCCGTCGGGGACTCGATACGCGCCTCGAGTACTTTCTAGAAGCTCGCGCGTACGCATCATCCCCTCTGCCCGCAAGCCCGTACCGTGATCCGGCGTAAACGATCGCCAAAGTAACGAGGAATCGACGTTGGCGCGATTACGTCGTCGACGATCCTCAGTTTTGTTAGTCGGGATCTGTATCGAGCGTTAAGCGCGCGCGGTCCCGCGTCGCGGAAAGTCGCTTCCGGCAGAGGCACCGTCGCGACCGTTCGTAATTGGCGCGCGAACCCCGGCGGGCGATTGGCCCGCCGCCTCGGACGGCCGCGGCGGGGACGGGCGGCGCGGGATGGGGACAGACGAGACGTGTCGTGCGCGCGGAACGGCGGAACGGGACCATTTCGGTACGTCGCGGAAGAATGCGTAGCCATTGTTGGTGCTGCGATCGTTAGTTTAGATCCGAGATCGTCATGGGCACGGGTAGGCGCGCGAATCCGTGAGGCTCCTGCGGAAGCGTCGACGGTGCGCGACACGGGCCACCTGAAAACGTGCATCGAGCCCCGCACATCGAggacgtcgcgcgcgcgtgaaccGCGTAAGTCTGGGACTAGTTCAGTTGCGGTCGCGTCTCCGCGTTTCTCGCCTCCGCGTATGCGGGCGAACCGAGCGCTCGCCGCGCTCGCACGAGtgagagtgagtgagtgatATCGCGGTGGGGCACTGCTCGCGCGGCGGCCATAACACCGACCCGACCGACCAACCAAACTACCAAAGCGGAGCGAGGGAGAAAGCGTAGTGTGCGAGTGCCCGGGGCCGTGGTGGTAGTGTTTTTCGTTTGAGAGTATCCCCGTGGAAAAAGCGGACCGCCGTCGCGATCAGGTAAGCGATCGGGAGCGACGCCGGGCCCTTCTGCACTAGCGAGCGCGGGGCCTGTAAGCGCGATAGATAACCGCCGTTCGTCGGGTGCTGCGTTGAGGCAGCGCGCGTGGCGCGTACGCGAgccgccgccgcggcggcggGCCCTTGCGGGAGCTTTCTTTCCCGAACGGCCGTAACCGCCATGTTGAGACCTACGCCGAATCGAGTGTGTCCGGTAAGGCGCAGCGGGTCCGGAGTCGCGACGTGCGCGCCGACGGCGACGGGCTACCCACGTCCCAGCGCTCTCTCGGATCTCGTAAATTCTCACGGCGTcatctatctttctctctctctctatctctctgaCTGTGGCGCCAACcgtcccgctcgctcgcttgcccGCTCGGGCGGGCTGGCTGGCCGTGGATCGTCGTCCGCGCGGCGGACGATCGCTCGTGCTCGTTGCGCGTCGACTGGGTGCACCTCGTCTGGGGCGCGGATCCGCTACCTTTTCTCATAAAGCGCTCTCGTAGGTGTCCTCTCGCTGGCCGTTACCGTCGCGGTTGCTGCCGCAGCCGCGACCGCCACCATTGCCGCCGCCgtcaccgtcgccgtcgttctcggcctcctcgtcctcgccgCTGCCGTTTCTACTCTTCTCTCACGTTTTGCCCGTGAATCTCGCCTTTCTCCTCTCCTACCTTGGGCGTCTTTTTCGACGGTCAAGCACCTGTTCGAGAGCCGAGCGCGATCTCTTATCTGTCTGCCCTTGACGTATACCTGGTACACAGCGGGCGCAGCTTCCTCCTCGCAGCGCGGATTTTCTCCCGCGGGATCCCTCTCATCGCATCCGCAACGGATGAGCTCTACGGTCACCGTTGACGCTCGTGTGTGCTCTTCTCCTCggcaattttgcattttagcGGCGCGTGGCTACCTCACTTTCTATGCCAGTGTACCACTTACCCGTGCCACTTTTGTCAAACTTTCCATTTTGACTTATTGTGCTCGCCGAGGAAGCGTGCGGGATACGCCGAGTCCTGTGCCACGCTCGAATGGGCCCTTGGTCAATTTTCGTTTTGCTAGCacgagattttaattaatcaaatgtGTGCTGTTTGACGAGTCTCTTAAGTGTTTCCCTCGTGAAGCCCTGGTTACCGTCATTGTACGACCACGATATCTCGTTGCTCGAGACGCCTTTCTGTTTTTCGTGTAATTTTACTCCTGAtcgttataattaatcatttctgTTGCATAGATTTAAGTTAGGTATATTAGTCTggtataaattaatgttttctagtttatatgtatatctatagaaaaattcatttaatttaaagaaatatatgtgtgtatatatatacggaGTAAAcgtaaaaacaatgtttcaaGCTAGCTTCTCGGGctgtgaaaataaatattgttactcGTATTAATTTCAAAGGAAAGTTGGCAGAAAATTTAAatgacaaaatattaatactctATTCTCTAATCGAAAATCTCTATAAACATTTCACATATACATTTGCATTAATATGTGTTGCAGTAGTGTGTCTAACATCTCACTTGCATTTTTTCAAAGTAAAGCAAAGTAAAACATGCAACGTTCTCATGAGAAAAAGATAACGACCGAGGGTTCAATTTACTGAGAGAAATTTCACTTGATATTAATGATCTGTTGACGATGCAAGGAATTTATGCTTTCctagcatgtgtttacttagATTCAGTTCTGCAtgatatgttaaataatatatgcatatataaatttcctAAGAGTACATCTCGATGTACGAATCGCTCTAAAGTAATGAAACAATTTTGGGGTTGTTACAATATGGGGTCCTGTTATTATGTTATCCAGATGTTGCTAATGTCGCGAGTCGTGCCTGGAGGTACGGAGGCTTACAGCGGTATACAGGGCTGACATTCGAAGTACTACCATTCGGTAGGCTCGAGTAGTGTTATGCCTCCTCGGCACCAATCTCCCCGGTTGCAGCACAATCGTCTTGGCAAGCAATTAATGAGCTGCCACGCTCAATTCAGAATATATACTTGCCATCTCAATTGTTGATGAAGCCTCATAGCGTCAAGCATCAACGTAAGGCAGTTACCTGCTGCGTAGCATTTATGTATCATATATGTCGGAAAGGTAGGTGAAGCTCGTTAACGTGAACTGGATGAGCCATAAATTATAGACAATTAACCAAGAAGCGAAAACGAAATGCATAACAAGCCGTCAACGTAATATGTGCGATCAAATGTGCACACCGTTTTGGCACATTTGATGTACACGTGACGCGTAGAGAACCGCGTGGTCGACTCGTCGACCTCGGGAAAATTTACTCTTGAAACGGATCCGGTGAATCCCGACctggaaaacaattttttcattgagaaaagaaagatcgtAGGAACGTTATTTCTCGCCATAACGCACTTGCGCGGACAGGACTGACTAATTTTGGCTCCTTCTCACAAAGTTAATACATTATACACCACAAAAAAAAAGACTGCTTTAGTACATAAGT comes from Ooceraea biroi isolate clonal line C1 chromosome 8, Obir_v5.4, whole genome shotgun sequence and encodes:
- the LOC105275058 gene encoding uncharacterized protein LOC105275058, encoding MSQPLVPTVTENKLNELNKKIVEIKKKIQLSEGQRKANFEEHDAKKRENAQKISDLKRKVKELYVKYAKAKNNEEATERAALLSRDSTACATKRNLEEIIVTASEDNVRLRKKLDLIKYDREKHEHTLNVLRTESKELTRRHGHCVFKKKLDNPMKKRIESLEVQLEHIRMMQIKANISRMKYRSVCSELKEKSVLYASSLKDLEDGIRRQESEIKRLQARSRAE
- the LOC109610672 gene encoding uncharacterized protein LOC109610672, producing the protein MELERLERMIFYTRPRDDFEIRGKSRIQAQEVAIKDELARLEDAFVKLQNATGVSRSEEVLGRFLSQQSTKDSLQKMRAATEQEKMVLEKKRQELTAEIETRKFSETKSAEQNAEAMTKFNAQIDEQRSRKETAEAASRRIRELLDEVTSTLYTLYEKFQHVTDTPLLEDVQKNDTLTIIELLNDRVKHVLEVSSVPDKYLEVTDEASSDKVSSDKVETVSTVTSAEGRAIRTNGSGPLFPQFPFSGTLAPPPSEDEEEVPSRNVLKRQAQLLVDTKSRRKGIALRR
- the LOC105275057 gene encoding ribosomal RNA small subunit methyltransferase NEP1; the protein is MSHKRKKRGEDDYEYDPAPKHLQVGHIRNQEKRLIVILENAQLESVKNGSAFELLNCDDHVGILKKNNRFPGTCRPDITHQCLLMLMDSPLNRAGLLQVYVHTNQNVLIEINPQTRIPRTFKRFAGLMVQLLHKYNIRASDGPMKLLKVIKNPISDHLPVGCRKILMSFNANKVQNPKELVPAEEPIAIVVGAMAHGQVKVNYTEDTISISNYPLSGAITCSKLCTAFEEVWEIV